In Defluviitalea raffinosedens, a genomic segment contains:
- the rnr gene encoding ribonuclease R → MDQNEKLNEKLKDRKQLILDFMQHKDYTPMKIKELCMILQVPNKERDILEQILDELIQEGKIIKTKRGKFAIPETLNMVIGTFQGNAKGYGFLILDDPDAKDVFIPAEGVNGAMHKDKVLCKITKPAVDGKKAEGEIIQILERGSDKIVGTYEQSKYFGFVIPDDKNFAKDIFIPKGDNLGAVTGHKVVVKITDWGKDRRNPEGEIIEILGHINDPKTDILAIIRQFDMPTDFPEEVMKQIQNIPEEVQEEDIKNREDLRKVRMVTIDGEDAKDLDDAISLEKLPNGLYRLGVHIADVTHYVKENTPLDEEALKRGTSVYLVDRVIPMLPHKLSNGICSLNAGVDRLALSCIMDIDEDGIVRNHRIVESVININERMTYTNVKKILVDQDPELMERYKDYIDFFKLMEELCLILNKKRDKRGAIDFDFEEAKIILDKEGRPIDIRPYERNIATRIIEEFMLVCNETIAEDYFWQGTPFIYRSHQDPDPEKILKLSTFISNFGYRIRGTSNIHPKDLQKVLSDIEGKPEENVISRLVLRSMQQARYTPSNDGHFGLAAKYYCHFTSPIRRYPDLQIHRIIKANLHGKLDEKNQNRLRKKMPDVAKHCSIRERVAEEAERQTEQLKKVEYMKDKIGEVYDGIISGITSWGMYVELPNTVEGLVHVSDMDDDYYIFDEQHYLFIGERTKKIYRLGDQVKVKVIKADTIQRTIDFSLVFPDDDTEEKEAEEI, encoded by the coding sequence ATGGATCAAAATGAAAAATTAAATGAAAAACTAAAAGATAGAAAACAGCTTATATTGGATTTTATGCAGCATAAAGATTACACGCCCATGAAGATTAAAGAACTTTGCATGATCTTGCAGGTTCCAAATAAAGAAAGAGATATACTCGAGCAAATCCTGGATGAATTGATTCAGGAAGGTAAAATCATTAAAACAAAACGGGGCAAATTTGCAATTCCTGAAACCTTAAACATGGTTATCGGAACCTTTCAGGGCAATGCTAAAGGATATGGATTCTTGATATTGGATGATCCTGATGCAAAAGATGTTTTCATTCCTGCAGAAGGTGTTAACGGCGCAATGCATAAGGATAAAGTTCTTTGTAAAATCACTAAACCTGCAGTGGATGGGAAAAAGGCTGAAGGAGAAATTATTCAAATTCTTGAACGTGGTTCTGATAAGATCGTAGGAACCTATGAGCAAAGCAAATACTTTGGCTTTGTCATTCCTGATGATAAAAATTTTGCAAAAGACATCTTCATTCCTAAAGGAGATAATCTGGGGGCAGTTACCGGACACAAAGTCGTGGTAAAAATCACTGACTGGGGAAAAGACAGAAGAAATCCTGAAGGAGAAATCATAGAAATTCTGGGACATATTAATGATCCTAAAACAGATATCCTGGCAATCATCAGACAATTTGACATGCCTACGGATTTCCCAGAAGAGGTAATGAAACAGATTCAAAACATTCCAGAAGAAGTACAGGAAGAAGATATAAAGAATCGTGAAGATCTTCGAAAAGTCAGGATGGTTACTATTGATGGGGAAGATGCAAAGGATTTAGATGATGCTATTTCTCTTGAAAAACTTCCTAATGGATTATACAGATTAGGCGTACATATTGCCGATGTAACCCATTACGTAAAAGAAAATACTCCTCTTGATGAAGAAGCTTTGAAACGAGGAACCAGTGTTTACTTGGTTGACAGAGTGATTCCTATGCTTCCTCATAAATTGTCCAATGGCATTTGCTCTTTAAATGCAGGGGTCGATCGACTGGCATTAAGCTGTATAATGGATATTGATGAGGATGGCATTGTTCGAAATCATAGGATTGTAGAGTCGGTTATAAATATCAATGAACGAATGACTTATACCAATGTTAAAAAGATATTGGTAGATCAAGATCCGGAACTAATGGAGAGATATAAAGATTATATTGACTTCTTTAAACTCATGGAAGAATTATGTCTTATTCTCAATAAGAAAAGGGATAAAAGAGGCGCAATTGATTTTGACTTTGAAGAAGCCAAAATTATATTGGATAAAGAAGGGCGTCCTATAGATATTCGTCCCTATGAAAGAAACATTGCCACAAGAATTATTGAAGAGTTTATGCTAGTATGTAATGAAACTATTGCGGAAGACTATTTCTGGCAGGGAACACCTTTTATATACCGTTCTCACCAGGATCCTGATCCTGAAAAAATACTTAAGCTCTCTACTTTTATCAGCAATTTTGGATACAGGATCAGAGGAACTTCCAATATTCATCCAAAAGATTTACAAAAAGTTTTGTCAGATATAGAAGGAAAACCGGAGGAAAATGTCATTAGTCGTTTGGTTCTTCGTTCTATGCAGCAGGCAAGATATACGCCCAGTAATGACGGACATTTTGGACTGGCAGCAAAGTATTACTGTCATTTTACATCGCCCATAAGACGCTATCCTGACTTACAAATTCACAGAATTATTAAAGCAAATTTGCATGGAAAACTGGATGAAAAAAATCAAAACAGACTTAGAAAGAAAATGCCTGATGTTGCAAAGCATTGCTCCATCAGAGAAAGAGTGGCTGAGGAAGCAGAAAGACAAACTGAGCAGCTGAAAAAAGTAGAGTATATGAAGGACAAAATTGGAGAAGTATATGATGGTATTATTTCAGGCATTACTTCCTGGGGGATGTATGTTGAATTGCCCAATACAGTAGAAGGTTTAGTGCATGTTTCGGATATGGATGATGATTACTATATTTTCGATGAACAGCATTATTTATTTATCGGTGAAAGAACTAAAAAAATCTACAGATTGGGCGATCAGGTAAAAGTTAAAGTTATAAAAGCTGATACCATTCAAAGAACGATTGATTTTTCCTTGGTATTCCCTGATGATGATACGGAGGAAAAAGAGGCAGAGGAGATATAA
- a CDS encoding class I SAM-dependent methyltransferase, translating into MGFYDTLSTYYDKVFPLSNPCKDFIEKNLLQDKGKILDVGCSTGELDIFLGERGYKVLGIDLDEKMIQMANEKLDGRELPVEFKVMNMEHLGANLSGSQFDGIICIGNTLVHLPGIPQIKAVLKQMVSLLAPGGVLILQIINYDRIITQKITELPPIENDDVSFIREYDYHETENKVGFKTTLTVKKTNEKFENVISLFPLRYEALKAILSELKLENLNWYGSFKGEPYEWNSYATVVTAKK; encoded by the coding sequence ATGGGGTTCTATGATACATTAAGTACTTATTATGATAAAGTTTTTCCGCTTTCAAATCCTTGTAAAGATTTTATAGAAAAGAATCTTTTACAGGATAAGGGGAAAATCTTGGATGTGGGATGTTCCACCGGAGAACTGGATATTTTTCTCGGGGAAAGGGGATATAAAGTTTTAGGTATTGATTTAGATGAAAAAATGATTCAGATGGCCAATGAAAAGTTAGACGGTAGAGAACTTCCAGTTGAATTTAAAGTAATGAATATGGAACATTTGGGAGCTAATTTATCCGGAAGTCAATTTGACGGGATTATATGCATAGGCAATACCCTGGTACATTTACCGGGAATTCCTCAGATTAAAGCAGTTCTTAAGCAGATGGTTTCTCTTTTAGCTCCTGGAGGAGTGCTTATTCTACAAATCATCAATTATGACAGAATCATTACTCAAAAGATTACAGAACTTCCTCCAATAGAAAATGATGATGTATCGTTTATAAGAGAATATGATTATCATGAAACAGAAAATAAAGTTGGATTTAAAACTACTTTAACAGTGAAGAAAACGAATGAGAAGTTTGAAAATGTGATTTCCTTGTTTCCTCTTCGTTATGAAGCATTGAAAGCAATTTTGTCAGAGTTGAAGCTGGAAAATTTAAATTGGTACGGAAGTTTTAAAGGAGAACCTTATGAATGGAACTCCTATGCAACAGTTGTTACTGCAAAAAAATAA
- a CDS encoding S41 family peptidase codes for MFRKNRPLFISMDQQYRKLKRKFYTLLFLFVLFILGTSYYLYLNYDYFAFKHLISQNYIYTDTLDELFKKELNRDVNGEYYKNFDNLVLSIVTREIRELNGDQYTYQYLPENYKKTKEAEKEEAKKSYVEEISKDIIYLKVTNFSEYTKDFMKKQIKTLKNYPNIIIDLRDNLGGDIFTQYYMSDLFLPKDQTIAYDITRSDLLTRTVKSKKKQVLQYNHIIILQNGNTASASEGFISSLHDNLDNVTLIGENSFGKGIGQFTLPLKKGFAIKATTMLWNTPNNINIQGVGIKPDLEYAKEDIIDYAVEYINHQQK; via the coding sequence ATGTTTCGAAAAAACAGACCTTTGTTTATTTCTATGGACCAGCAATATCGAAAGCTAAAACGAAAATTTTATACTCTTCTTTTCCTGTTTGTTCTGTTTATTCTTGGGACATCCTATTATCTTTATTTAAACTACGACTATTTTGCATTCAAACATCTCATCAGTCAAAATTATATATATACGGATACATTGGATGAACTTTTTAAAAAAGAACTGAATCGGGATGTAAACGGAGAATACTATAAAAACTTCGATAATCTGGTTCTTTCTATAGTCACCAGAGAAATAAGGGAATTAAATGGTGATCAATATACATATCAATATCTTCCTGAAAACTATAAGAAAACTAAGGAAGCTGAAAAAGAAGAAGCAAAGAAATCCTATGTCGAAGAAATTTCTAAAGACATCATATATCTTAAGGTTACAAATTTCTCAGAATACACCAAAGACTTTATGAAAAAGCAAATTAAGACATTAAAAAATTATCCCAATATCATTATCGACTTAAGGGACAACCTGGGAGGAGATATATTTACTCAATATTATATGAGTGATTTGTTCCTTCCAAAGGATCAAACGATTGCTTATGATATCACTCGTTCTGACTTGCTTACAAGAACTGTAAAAAGTAAAAAGAAGCAAGTTCTTCAATATAATCATATCATTATCTTGCAAAATGGCAACACTGCCAGTGCCAGCGAAGGTTTTATCTCTTCATTGCATGATAACCTGGACAATGTCACATTGATAGGAGAAAACAGTTTTGGAAAAGGAATTGGGCAATTTACTCTGCCTTTGAAAAAGGGTTTTGCCATCAAGGCAACTACTATGCTTTGGAATACGCCTAATAATATTAACATCCAAGGGGTAGGAATCAAACCGGATTTAGAATATGCAAAAGAAGATATCATTGACTATGCAGTCGAATATATCAATCATCAGCAAAAATAA